A stretch of DNA from Synechococcus sp. JA-3-3Ab:
CCGCACCCCCACTGGCGAGCAACTGGTGGATCTCCTGTTGGCCCTGGCCCGCTACCCGGGCGCTGGCCAGTTGGGCCTCACCCAGGCCATTGCCCGCGACTGGGGCTGGGACTGGGATCCCCTAGCCGTTGACCTGACAGAGCCCTGGCCGGACAAACCGCCGGCTTAGTTGCAAGAAAAGGCTCGTTGTCTCGATCCCCAACCCCCCTCTCCCTCTGGGAGAGGGGCCGGGGGTGAGGGGTTGACGTTTTAATAGCGAGTTAATAGCGAGATTGGAAGTTGCGCCGCCGCTCGCCGCCGTTACCAGAGCGGAAACCGGAGGTGGGGCGTTCTTCCCGCGGGCGAGCCTTGTTGACCTTGAGGTCGCGGCCCATCCATTCCGCGCCATCCAGAGCGGCAATGGCAGCCTGCTCTTCGGCCTCAGAGCTCATTTCCACAAACCCAAAGCCGCGGATGCGGCCCGTCTCGCGGTCGGTGGGGATCTGCACCCGCTTCACAGAACCGTACTCGGCAAACACAGCGGTCAATTCCGCTTCCGTCACCTTAAAGGAAAGGTTACCTACATAAATCGACATCGACGATCTCCGAAAGAGAGAGGAACAAGCGAGATATTCGGAGAGCCGTCTGCCAATACAAAACGTGAAAACCCGTCCAGACCGGAAGAACCGAACGCTACAACCGACATTTATCTCGAGCTAAGCCTTATCGTAACACAGAGATGGGGAATGGCCACTGCAATTTCGCAAAAATAGCCGGTGCCATTAAGCTCGAGGCTACGAAAGTCGGCTGCCCAGGGCAAGAGCCGCCAAGGAGAGCGCTCCCCACTGCTCTAGCCCAACTTTTCCATGCGGGCTTGCAAAAGCTGCATCTGGGCCTCCAGCTCCGCCAGTTGCTCGCGGCTGGCCTGCACCACTTCGGGGTTGGCCCGGTTGAGGAAATTGGGGTTCTCCAGGCGGGCGCGGATCCCTTGGGCTTCTTTTTCCAGCTTGGCCAGATCTTTTTGCACCTTGGCCCGCAGCGCCTCCACATCCACCAGCCCTGCCAGGGGCACCAGCACCTGCACTGTGCCCACTACGGCAGCCGCCACCTGCTTGGGATCCCTGGCCAGGGATCCCGTGATTTCTAAGGACTCCACCTTGGCCAGCTCGCGGATGTAGGCCTGGGCGGTGGTGAGGATCCGCTGCTCGTCCGGATCGGCGGTAACCAGAAAGGCGGCGATGGTCTGATGCGGCTTAAGGCCAGCCTCTGCCCGCAGGTTGCGCAGGCTGCTGATGGTCTGGATCACCAGGCCAAACTCCCGCTCCAGTTGCGGGTTAACCCAGCTGGGGTCGGGGGTGGGATAGGGCTGGACGGAGATGGAGGTGGCTTGGTTGGCCTGGGTGAGGAGCTGCCAGACTTCTTCGGTGATATGGGGCATCCAGGGGTGCAGCAGCCGGAGGATGGTCTCCAGCACGCTGGCCAACACCTGCTGTGCCGTGCGCTTGGAGGTGGGGTCTTCCCGCCGCAGCCGCGGCTTGACCAGCTCGATGTACCAGTCACAAAAGTCATCCCAAATCAGGGAGTACAAGAGCCGCGCCCCCTCGCCCAGGCCGTAGGCTTCCAGCTCTTCAATAACCTGGGTGGCCGTGGAGTGCAGCCGCGACAGGATCCAGCGATCGGCCAGCTCCAGCGCCTCCGGAGCCGGGGATCCCAGTTGGGCGGGGGTTTGCCCCTCTAGGTTCAGCAGCACAAAGCGGGAGGCGTTCCAGATCTTGTTGGCAAAGTTGCGGGCCGCCTCGACGCTGGCGCTCTCGCCAGTCTTGCGGTCGTAGGCCAGGCGGATATCCTGGCCGGCCCCCACCACTTCTTTAACCAAAGCGTAGCGCAGGGCGTCGGTGCCGTACTTGTCCAAAAGCTCGATGGGATCGATGCCGTTGCCCTTGGACTTGGACATTTTCGCCCCGTGCTCGTCCCGCACCAGGCCGTTGATGTAGACATCTTTGAAGGGGATCTGGCCGGTAAACTGCACTCCCATCATGGCCATGCGGGCCACCCAGAAGAAGATGATGTCGAAGCCCGTAGACATCAGGGAGGTGGGGTAGTAGCGCTTGAAGTCCTCCGTCTCCTCCGGCCAGCCCAGCGTGGAAAAAGGCCACAGCGCCGAGCTAAACCAGGTGTCCAACACATCGGGATCCCGCTCCAGCCGCTCCACGTCGGGGCCGAACTTCTCCCGCGCCTTGGCCCACGCCTCTTCGGCGTTGCGGGCCACCACAAAAGCCTGCGGATCCTCAGGGAGCTGGCCGTCGATGACCGGATACCAGGCCGGGATCTGGTGCCCCCACCACAGTTGCCGCGAGATACACCAGGGGCGCAGCTTCTCCAGCCAGCCCGTGTAAACCTTGGTCCAGCGCTCCGGAATAAAGCGGGGGTTGTGGTGTTCCCGCTCCTCCTGCAAGCAGCGGGCCGCCATCCCGGAAACATCGCAAAACCACTGAATGGAGAGCAGCGGCTCAATGGGCACACCCCCGCGGTCGCTGTAGGGCACGCTGTGGGTGTACTCCTCCACCTTCTCCAGCAGGCCGTGCTCAGCAAACCACTGCACCACCTTCTCGCGGGCCACAAAGCGATCCAGGCCGGTGAAGGGATCCCCGTTCTCGTTGAGGGTGCCGTCCTTGTTGAGAATGTTGATCAAGGGCAACTGGTGGCGCCGGCCCATCTCAAAGTCGTTGGGGTCGTGGGCCGGGGTGACCTTGACGCAGCCAGACCCAAAGGTGGGATCCACATACTCGTCGGCGAT
This window harbors:
- a CDS encoding RNA recognition motif domain-containing protein, with the translated sequence MSIYVGNLSFKVTEAELTAVFAEYGSVKRVQIPTDRETGRIRGFGFVEMSSEAEEQAAIAALDGAEWMGRDLKVNKARPREERPTSGFRSGNGGERRRNFQSRY
- a CDS encoding valine--tRNA ligase, whose translation is MTAAPSLAHLPSQYNPFETEPKWQRFWEEKGFYVADPKAPGEAFSMVLPPPNVTGSLHMGHAFAFTLPDVVVRYKRMRGYNVLWLPGTDHASIAVHTILENQLRQEGKSRFDLGREAFLERAWAWKEQSQGTIKSQLRRLGLSLDWTRDRFTLDEGLSRAVTEAFVRLYEAGLIYRGEYLVNWCPATQSAVSDIEVDNKEVKGHLWHFRYPLAADPSQYLVVATTRPETMLGDTAVAVHPQDERYRHLIGQFVRLPIKDRLIPIIADEYVDPTFGSGCVKVTPAHDPNDFEMGRRHQLPLINILNKDGTLNENGDPFTGLDRFVAREKVVQWFAEHGLLEKVEEYTHSVPYSDRGGVPIEPLLSIQWFCDVSGMAARCLQEEREHHNPRFIPERWTKVYTGWLEKLRPWCISRQLWWGHQIPAWYPVIDGQLPEDPQAFVVARNAEEAWAKAREKFGPDVERLERDPDVLDTWFSSALWPFSTLGWPEETEDFKRYYPTSLMSTGFDIIFFWVARMAMMGVQFTGQIPFKDVYINGLVRDEHGAKMSKSKGNGIDPIELLDKYGTDALRYALVKEVVGAGQDIRLAYDRKTGESASVEAARNFANKIWNASRFVLLNLEGQTPAQLGSPAPEALELADRWILSRLHSTATQVIEELEAYGLGEGARLLYSLIWDDFCDWYIELVKPRLRREDPTSKRTAQQVLASVLETILRLLHPWMPHITEEVWQLLTQANQATSISVQPYPTPDPSWVNPQLEREFGLVIQTISSLRNLRAEAGLKPHQTIAAFLVTADPDEQRILTTAQAYIRELAKVESLEITGSLARDPKQVAAAVVGTVQVLVPLAGLVDVEALRAKVQKDLAKLEKEAQGIRARLENPNFLNRANPEVVQASREQLAELEAQMQLLQARMEKLG